In a single window of the Streptomyces sp. CGMCC 4.7035 genome:
- a CDS encoding helix-turn-helix domain-containing protein — MTTATATAELLTVPEVMARLKLGRSKVYDLIRSHRLVSIKIDGARRIPAHAVTDFVLGQIEEAA; from the coding sequence ATGACCACCGCCACCGCTACCGCCGAACTCCTGACCGTGCCGGAGGTCATGGCTCGGCTCAAGCTCGGGCGTTCCAAGGTCTACGACCTGATCCGGTCGCACCGGCTCGTCTCCATCAAGATCGACGGCGCCCGCCGCATCCCCGCCCACGCCGTCACGGACTTCGTCCTCGGCCAGATCGAGGAGGCTGCCTGA